A genomic stretch from Bosea sp. F3-2 includes:
- a CDS encoding cisplatin damage response ATP-dependent DNA ligase, whose protein sequence is MNRFAWLLDRLAYEPRRNAKLALIADYLRTTPDPDRGYALAAMTGGLVFRNAKAGLIRALIAERTDPVLFALSYDYVGDLSETVALMWPGPRHPSPSWGGAGVGGERPGERSPSGPPPIPLPSPQGGREEPHAQAESFGHNRSPLTLPEVVESLREAGKTDLPRLIASWLDALDETGRWALLKLITGALRIGVSARLAKTAAASLGGVPPDEVEQVWHGLEPPYAELFAWLEGKGPRPEARDPAPFRPVMLSHPIEDGDFDKLDPAEFSAEWKWDGIRVQAASGRKADGTRVTRLYSRTGEDIAAAFPDLVEELTQDGALDGELLVMRESAVQSFNTLQQRLNRKTVTAKMLGEFPAHIRVYDLLVDGEEDIRHLPFEERRKRLDAFLSRLASVRFDLSPLLPFASWEELTAARADPASAGAGADAEAVEGCMVKRRDSPYLPGRPKGYWWKWKRDARLVDCVLMYAQRGHGKRSSFYSDYTFGVWRVGEEGGEELVPVGKAYFGFTDEELIELDKYVRKNTVNRFGPVREVTHEAQAGLVFEVAFEGLQRSTRHKSGLAMRFPRINRIRWDKPPREADHIEVLEALLPTNG, encoded by the coding sequence ATGAACCGCTTCGCCTGGCTGCTCGACCGCCTTGCCTATGAGCCGCGCCGCAATGCGAAGCTGGCACTGATCGCGGACTATTTGCGCACCACGCCCGATCCCGATCGTGGCTATGCGCTGGCAGCGATGACGGGCGGACTCGTTTTCCGCAATGCCAAGGCCGGGCTGATCCGCGCGCTGATCGCCGAGCGCACCGACCCGGTTCTGTTCGCGCTGTCCTATGACTATGTCGGCGACCTGTCGGAGACCGTCGCGCTGATGTGGCCGGGGCCGCGGCACCCCTCCCCCTCGTGGGGAGGAGCAGGGGTGGGGGGCGAACGACCGGGTGAGCGCTCGCCAAGCGGACCGCCCCCCATCCCTCTCCCTTCCCCACAAGGGGGAAGGGAAGAGCCCCACGCGCAGGCAGAGTCGTTCGGGCACAACCGCTCGCCGCTGACCTTGCCGGAGGTGGTCGAAAGCCTTCGCGAGGCCGGCAAGACCGATCTGCCGCGCCTCATCGCCTCCTGGCTCGATGCACTCGACGAAACCGGTCGCTGGGCGTTGCTCAAGCTCATCACCGGCGCGCTCCGCATCGGCGTCTCCGCCCGTCTTGCCAAGACGGCGGCCGCGAGCCTCGGCGGCGTGCCGCCCGATGAGGTCGAGCAGGTCTGGCACGGGCTGGAGCCGCCCTATGCCGAGCTCTTCGCCTGGCTGGAGGGCAAGGGGCCGCGGCCCGAAGCGCGTGATCCGGCGCCGTTCCGGCCGGTCATGCTCTCGCATCCGATCGAGGACGGCGATTTCGACAAGCTCGACCCGGCCGAGTTCAGCGCGGAATGGAAATGGGACGGCATCCGCGTTCAGGCGGCCAGCGGCCGCAAGGCGGACGGCACGCGCGTTACGCGGCTCTATTCGCGCACCGGCGAGGATATCGCCGCTGCCTTCCCCGATCTCGTCGAGGAGTTGACGCAGGACGGCGCGCTTGACGGCGAATTGCTGGTGATGCGCGAGAGCGCGGTCCAGAGCTTCAACACGCTGCAGCAGCGACTCAACCGCAAGACCGTGACGGCGAAGATGCTGGGCGAGTTCCCGGCGCATATCCGTGTCTACGACTTATTGGTCGATGGCGAGGAGGACATCCGCCATCTGCCCTTCGAGGAGCGGCGGAAGCGCCTCGATGCCTTCCTGTCGCGGCTCGCCAGTGTGCGCTTCGATCTCTCGCCGTTGCTTCCCTTCGCTTCCTGGGAAGAGCTGACGGCGGCTCGTGCCGATCCGGCCTCGGCCGGCGCTGGTGCCGACGCCGAGGCGGTCGAGGGCTGCATGGTCAAGCGCCGCGACTCGCCCTATCTGCCCGGCCGCCCCAAGGGCTACTGGTGGAAATGGAAGCGCGATGCGCGGCTGGTCGACTGCGTGCTGATGTATGCCCAGCGCGGCCACGGCAAGCGCTCGTCCTTCTATTCGGACTATACCTTCGGTGTCTGGCGCGTGGGCGAGGAGGGCGGCGAGGAGCTGGTGCCGGTCGGCAAGGCCTATTTCGGCTTCACCGACGAGGAGTTGATCGAGCTCGACAAATATGTCCGCAAGAACACGGTGAACCGTTTCGGCCCGGTGCGCGAGGTCACGCATGAGGCGCAGGCTGGACTCGTTTTCGAGGTCGCCTTCGAGGGGCTGCAGCGCTCGACCCGCCACAAATCGGGGCTTGCCATGCGTTTTCCCCGGATCAATCGCATCCGCTGGGACAAGCCGCCGCGCGAGGCCGATCATATCGAGGTGCTGGAAGCGCTGTTGCCGACCAATGGCTGA
- a CDS encoding SGNH/GDSL hydrolase family protein, with product MPMRAAMRLLALPVIAAALSVGAPAQAAGFSCRETPIVRSNATLAPLSTKVAQGQSLAILAIGSSSTEGVGASAKDRTYPARLQALLTKAWPKSRIEIVNAGIGGETAPQTLARLKAALTARSYDLVIWQVGTNDAVTGGDLEAFKTMVADGVAMVREAGPALAILDPQYFPSIRDPQRYGAYVEAVSEVARREAVPVFARYAAMREWHRTDAEAFKAALWTDGFHMSDAGYDCLARDMANAMVGMAVPSRPVVASSR from the coding sequence ATGCCGATGCGTGCCGCGATGCGGTTGCTTGCCTTGCCTGTCATCGCTGCAGCGCTTTCGGTCGGAGCCCCCGCTCAGGCGGCCGGTTTCTCCTGCCGCGAGACGCCGATCGTGCGTTCGAATGCGACGCTCGCGCCGCTCTCCACCAAGGTGGCGCAGGGCCAGTCGCTTGCGATCCTCGCCATCGGCTCCTCCTCGACGGAGGGCGTCGGCGCCAGCGCCAAGGACAGGACCTATCCCGCGCGCCTGCAGGCACTGCTGACGAAGGCCTGGCCGAAATCGAGGATCGAGATCGTCAATGCCGGCATCGGCGGCGAGACCGCGCCGCAGACACTCGCCCGGCTCAAGGCCGCGCTGACCGCGCGCAGCTACGACCTCGTGATCTGGCAGGTCGGCACCAACGATGCCGTCACTGGCGGTGACCTCGAGGCCTTCAAGACGATGGTCGCCGACGGCGTCGCGATGGTTCGGGAGGCCGGCCCGGCCCTCGCCATCCTCGATCCGCAATACTTCCCCTCCATCCGCGATCCGCAGCGTTACGGTGCCTATGTCGAGGCGGTCAGCGAGGTTGCCCGGCGCGAGGCCGTGCCGGTCTTCGCCCGCTATGCGGCGATGCGCGAATGGCACCGCACCGACGCCGAGGCGTTCAAGGCGGCGCTGTGGACGGATGGCTTCCATATGAGCGATGCCGGCTATGACTGCCTCGCTCGCGACATGGCGAACGCCATGGTCGGCATGGCCGTACCGTCGCGCCCGGTCGTCGCTTCCTCGCGTTGA
- a CDS encoding ligase-associated DNA damage response exonuclease gives MTLARQSARWRPSELLLPTAAGLYCPPADIHIDPVRPVARALITHGHSDHARTGHGSVLATHETLAIMALRYGEGFAGSQQIAAPGEAICIGEVEFRFVPAGHVLGSAQIVVESRGLRIVASGDYKRERDPTCAPFEPVSCDIFITEATFGLPVFRHPPAAGEVAKLLESVRLFPERTHILGAYSLGKAQRVMALIRAAGYERPIYIHGALEKITAFYQGEGIPLGEIRMVADTDRKTLGGEIVICPPSATQDLWARRFPDPVTSFASGWMRIRARARQKGVELPLVISDHADWDDLLATIREVQAGEIWVTHGEADALVHWCGTAGLKAKPLHLVGYGDEGEAEQTGEASDAAVA, from the coding sequence ATGACGCTGGCCAGACAAAGCGCCCGCTGGCGCCCCTCCGAACTGCTGCTGCCGACCGCGGCCGGGCTCTACTGCCCGCCGGCCGACATCCATATCGATCCCGTCCGCCCGGTGGCGCGGGCGCTGATCACCCATGGCCATTCCGACCATGCGCGCACCGGCCATGGCTCAGTGCTGGCGACGCACGAGACGCTCGCCATCATGGCGCTGCGCTATGGTGAGGGCTTCGCCGGTTCGCAGCAGATTGCGGCGCCGGGCGAAGCCATCTGTATCGGCGAGGTCGAGTTCCGCTTCGTGCCGGCCGGCCACGTCCTCGGCTCGGCCCAGATCGTGGTCGAGAGCCGCGGCCTGCGTATCGTCGCCTCTGGCGACTACAAGCGCGAGCGCGACCCGACCTGCGCGCCCTTCGAGCCCGTGTCCTGCGATATCTTCATCACCGAGGCGACGTTCGGCCTGCCGGTCTTCCGCCATCCGCCGGCGGCGGGGGAGGTGGCCAAACTGCTCGAATCCGTCAGGCTGTTCCCGGAGCGGACACATATCCTCGGCGCCTATTCGCTCGGCAAGGCGCAGCGCGTCATGGCGCTGATCCGTGCGGCCGGCTACGAGCGCCCGATCTATATCCACGGCGCCCTCGAGAAGATCACTGCGTTCTATCAGGGCGAGGGCATCCCGCTCGGCGAGATCCGCATGGTCGCCGACACCGACCGCAAGACGCTGGGCGGCGAGATCGTCATCTGCCCGCCGAGCGCGACGCAGGATCTCTGGGCGCGCCGCTTTCCCGATCCCGTCACCTCCTTTGCCTCCGGTTGGATGCGCATCCGCGCCAGGGCGCGCCAGAAGGGCGTCGAGCTGCCGCTGGTCATCTCCGATCATGCCGACTGGGACGATCTGCTCGCGACGATCCGGGAGGTCCAGGCCGGCGAGATCTGGGTCACGCATGGCGAGGCCGACGCGCTCGTCCACTGGTGCGGCACGGCCGGGCTGAAAGCCAAGCCGCTGCATCTCGTCGGCTATGGCGACGAGGGCGAAGCGGAGCAGACCGGAGAGGCGTCCGATGCGGCTGTGGCTTGA